The Pecten maximus chromosome 10, xPecMax1.1, whole genome shotgun sequence region TCACGATCTATTAGGGCTGCGCCATATCCTCTATTGAGAAGATGGGATCTAAGCTCTACACAACGACGTCTGAAGTCATCGTCGTCGGAGACGATACGCCTGATTCTCAAAATCTGGGAGTATGGAATGCTCCTTGTAGTGTGGGGTGGGTGACAACTGGACGGGCGAAGGTACTGGTGAGTGTCCGtgggtttactgtataaatcCGTGTGTATTTCTCCGTTGACGAGTGTGGAACAGGTTCCTTATGTTAAGGAATATTGAACATACCAGACCCTGGTATGATGAATAAAATAAACTTAGAACAATTATTCCGCAGTCCACTTTCGAATGTAGACCGATGTGCATGCTTCCTTAAAGTTCAATATAGAGATCGACGTGCATGCTTCCTTAAAGTTAGACGCGTGTTAAGCTCTTATAGGACCCAGAAGTCAAAAACTGGGTTGATGTGATGTGATTTGACCCGAACTCGTTGATAACACCGGTATCGTTCTCTTTGCTCGGGGTATTTGCTGGCGTTGACAGAGACCACAGGCTGCTGACAACATACAGAAACAATGGCAAGCTACAGTGAGGTAATATTGTGTTTCTAATTGACAACAGCCAGTTCTGAATTTGTGCCGACTTGTGTGTTTTGATCGTCTCCGCGTACTAACGGTAGATCTACTTTCATTTTTCTCGGTCAGCTTGTGATGAACAACGTAATTTGTGATGATGCCGCGGAGAGCAAAGTTCACTCTTTTGAACGCCTTTATGTCGGTGTTATAAGTAATGGTTCAGTTTATGTCGATATCACTCCTAATTTGTAAGTTGTAAATGTAATGACGTGTGTACGGGGTGCTGCGGGATGATTAATCAATAAAGGTTGTGCCCTCAAAAACTCGTCAATCAAAATATAGACACAAAATTCTGAAGATTATTTTTACTCCTAAATATAAATCTAGTGAGAAAACACGAAGAAGACGAATATCTAAAACGATAAGAAAAATGCCGGGGTCAGGAATACTAGCTTTGTACTTTATGTTAATTTTACACTCTATAGGCCTAGTATGTTCTTATATATATCAACCTTTGAGCTTGCTGAATCACTTGACTATGAAATTTATTCGTGTTTATGATGcattttatgttgaaatattttgttatcaggAAGTAAATTTATTCAgggatgtatatatgtacatatgtcccTGATTTAtccaacatgtatatattatattctcCGTTCTCATATGTTGGTATACAGCTAGaaactttttatatatatattgcagtCAGCACAATAACGTCTGGCATTAAATCTGTGGAACAACAACCtcttatgttatatattggaGTAATATGTTTAGATGCATATATATGTCCATGCAGTAAGATATGCTACTTTGATGGTCCATATAGTTCTAACTACTGCTGTATAGGCCTATATATGACATGTGGTTTTGGCTGTGTCATGCATGGTTATTGATAGTTCCTATTAAAAAACACAAAAGtgacataaacaaataatagAAGATATTCAGTATCCAGTGATTCCTGTCTGGGCCCTACAATATAGGTCGTCACACCAGAGACCCGGGTTTGATTCCTGTCGGTCCTACAATATAGGTCGTCACACCAGAGACCCGGGTTTGATTCCTGTCAGGGTCCTACAATATAGGTCGTCACACCAGAGACCCGAGTTTGATTCCTGTCAGGGTCCTACAATATAGGTCGTCACACCAGAGACCTGGGTTTGATTCCTGTCAGGGCCCTACAATATAGGTCGTCACACCAGAGACCCGGGTTTGATTCCTGTCAGGGCCCTACGTGTATACAATATAGGTCGTCACACCAGAGACCCGGGTTTGATTCCTGTCAGGGTCCTACAATATAGGTCGTCACACCAGAGACCCGGGTTTGATTCCTGTCAGGGCCCTACAATATAGGTCGTCACACCAGAGACCCGGGTTTGATGCCTGTCAGGGCCCTACGTGTATACAATAATTTTATAGGTCATCGCACCAGAGACTCGGGtttgattcttgttttgttttaaatcattcTTGATCCTTGTGACTTCAGAATCTCTTGTTGTCAAAGAAGATTGCATTTCCCTGGATGTGAGGGAATTGTTGTCTGGATCTGAGAGAATTGTTATCTGTATCTTAGGGAATTGGTGTCTGGATCTGAGGGAATTGTTGTCTAGATCTGAGGGAATTGTTGTCTAGATCTGAGGGAATTGTTATCTGTATCTTAGGGAATTGGTGTCTGGATGTGAGGGAATTGGTGTCTAGATCTGAGAGAATTGGTGTCTAGATCTGAGGGAATTGGTGTCTAGATCTGAGGGAATTGTTGTCTAGATCTGAGGGAATTGTTGTCTGGATGTGAGGGAATTGGTGTCTAGATCTGAGGGAATTGGTGTCTAGATCTGAGGGAATTGTTGTCTGGATGTGAGGGAATTGGTGTCTAGATCTGAGGGAATTGGTGTCTAGATCTGAGGGAATTGTTGTCTAGATCTGAGGGAATTGTTGTCTAGATCTGAGGGAATTGTTGTCTAGATCTGAGGGAATTATTGTCTAGATCTGAGGAAATTATTGTCTAAATCTGAGGGAATTGTTATGTTATGAAGTTTGTTTCTATTTGTAGATCATCTCGTCAATGCGCACAGTTTTTCGTGCTGGTAAAACCAAGACTTATCAATGGAGGAAGCAGCAGTTAAACTCCATTCTTCGATGTCTGGATGAAAACAGAGACCAGCTTTCAGAAGCTCTCAATAAAGATTTGAGAAAGGTATATTTATACCAGTAATTAAAGtttatcatgttttattatatgattGGTATGTAACACTATCACTCATTGGTCCTAATGAGATCACATGACATCAATTATTTCCTTTGGTTATACCCCATGACATCACCGATGAGTCAATATAATGTTTTGTCAGGTCTTTGGAATCTTATATTGACTCCTGcttaaaatagaaattatgTCATCCGTGCTGAGAGGTATTTTTGGCAGAGGTCAATATGATATTCCACAAACCTGGTGAAACATTATATTGACCTCCCAATGATGTGATGAGGTATTTCAAAGGAtcttttttagtttttttttgtttctaaattaatataaatcataattatGATGAAGTAAACGCAGACTTAAGTTTTGGGCAATCCATGGTTTTACGAACCTACCCTGAACTAATTAAAGATTTACCAGGGACACTGTATATAACCAGGGACACTGTATATTACAAGGGACACTGTATATTACAAGGGACACTGTATATTACAAGGGACACTGTATATTACAAGggacactgtatataactaGGAACAGTGTATATAACCAGGGACACTGTATATAACCAGGGACACTGTATATAACCAGGGACACTGTATATAACCAGGGACAGTGTATATAATCAGGGACACTATATAACCAGGGACAGTGTATATAACCAGGGACACTGTATATAACCAGAGACAGTGTTTATAACCAGggacactgtatataactaGGAACAGTGTATATAACCAGGGACACTGTATATAACCAGGGACAGTGTATATAACTTGGGACAGTGTATATAACCAGGGACAGTGTATATGACTAGggacactgtatataactaaGGACAATGTATATAACCAGGGACAGTGTATATATCCAGGGACAGTGTATATAACAAGGGACAGTGTATATAACCAGGGACAGTGTATATAACCAGGGACAGTGTATATAACTAGGGACACTGTATATTACCAGGGACAGTGTATATAACCAGGGACACTGTAAATAACCAGGGACAGTGTATATAACCAGGGACACTGTATATAACCAGGGACACTGTATATAACCAGGGACACTGTTTATAACCAGGGACACTGCATATAACCAGGGACACTGTATATAACCAGGGACACTGTATATAACCAGGAACACTGTATATTACTAGGGACACTGTAAATAACTAGGGACACTGTATATAACCAGGGACACTGTTAATAACCAGGGACAGTGTATATAACCAGGGACACTGTATATAACCAGggacactgtatataactaGGGACACTGTATATAACCAGGGACAGTGTATATAACCAGGGACACTGTATATTACCAGGGGCACTGTATATAACCAGGGACACTGTATATAACCAGGGACACTGTATATAACCAGGGACAGTGTATATATCCAGGGACAGTGTATATAACAAGGGACAGTGTATATAACCAGGGACAGTGTATATAACCAGGGACAGTGTATATAACTAGGGACACTGTATATTACCAGGGACAGTGTATATAACCAGGGACACTGTAAATAACCAGGGACAGTGTATATAACCAGGGACACTGTATATAACCAGGGACACTGTATATAACCAGGGACACTGTATATAACCAGGGACACTGTTTATAACCAGGGACACTGCATATAACCAGGGACACTGTATATAACCAGGGACACTGTATATAACCAGGAACACTGTATATTACTAGGGACACTGTAAATAACTAGGGACACTGTATATAACCAGGGACACTGTTAATAACCAGGGACAGTGTATATAACCAGGGACACTGTATATAACCAGggacactgtatataactaGGGACACTGTATATAACCAGGGACAGTGTATATAACCAGGGACACTGTATATTACCAGGGGCACTGTATATAACCAGGGACACTGTATATAACCAGGGACACTGTATATAACCAGGGACACTGTATATTACCAGGGAGAATGTATATAACCAGGGACAGTGTATATAACCAGGGACACTGTATATTACCAGGGGCACTGTATATTACCAGGGACAGTGTATATTACCAGGGACAGTGTATATAACCAGGGATAATGTATATTACCATTGACACTGTATATTACCATGGACACTGTATATAATGAGGGACACTGTATATTACCAGGGACACTGTATATAACCAGGGACAGTGTATATTACCAAGGACAGTGTATATTTCCAGGGACAGTGTATATAACCAGGGACAGTGTATATTACCAAGGACAGTGTATATTTCCAGggacagtgtacatgtatataaccagGGATACTGTATATTACCATGGACACTGTATATTACCATGGACACTGTATATTACCATGGACACTGTATATTACCATGGACACTGTATATAATGAGTGACACTGTATATTACTAGATGTTACAATTCTGATGTTTCATCGTGAATTTCTATGTTTCAGTCCAAAATGGAATCCCTTGTTTTTGAGATTGATTACTGtaaaaatgatgcagttgaGGCCTTGAACAACTTAGAGGAATGGATGAAACCAGAAAAGGTAAAAACAACTTGATAGAAATATTTCTCTTCCACTATTCACTGATTTGTCCCCCATGTAAGCTGTCGACCCCTGATCCACTACATTCCCTTGACCAATCACTGATTTGTCCTCCATGTTAGCTGTCGACCCCTGATCAACCACATCCCTTGACCAATCACTGATTTGTCCCCCGTGTTAGCTGTCGACCCCTGATCAACTACATTCCCTTGACCAATCACTGATTTGTCCCCCGTGTTAGCTGTCGACCCCTGATCCAATACATTCCCTTGACCAATCACTGATTTGTCCCCCGTGTTAACTGTCGACTCCCTGATCCACTACATTCCCTTGACCAATCACTGATTTGTCCCCCGTGTTAGCTGTCGACCCCTGATCCACTACATTCCCTTGACCAATCACTGATTTGTCCCCCGTGTTAGCTGTCGACCCCTGATCCACTACATTCCCTTGACCAATCACTGTTTTGTCCCCCATGTAAGCTGTCGACCCCTGATCCACTACATTCCCTTGACCAATCACTGATTTGTCCCCCATGTTAGCTGTCGACCCTGATCCACTACATTCCCTTGACCAATCACTGTTTTGTCCCCCATGTAAGCTGTCGACCCCTGATCCACTTCATTCCCTTGACCAATCACTGTTTTGTCCCCCGTGTTAGCTGTCGACCCCTGATCCACTACATTCCCTTGACCAATCACTGATTTGTCCCCCGTGTTAGCTGTCGACCCCTGATCCACTACATTCCCTTGACCAATCACTGATTTGTCCCCCGTGTTAGCTGTCGACCCCTGATCCAATACATTCCCTTGACCAATCACTGATTTGTCCCCCGTGTTAGCTGTCGACCCCTGATCCACTACATTCCCTTGACCAATCAATTTGTCCCCCGTGTTAGCTGTCGACCCCTGATCCACTACATTCCCTTGACCAATCACTGATTTGTCCCCCGTGTTAGCTGTCGACCCCTGATCCACTACATTCCCTTGACCAATCACTGATTTGTCCTCCCTGTTAGCTGTCGACCCCTGATCCACTACATTCCCTTGACCAATCACTGATTTATCCCCCGTGTTAGCTGTCGACCCCTGATCCAATACATTCCCTTGACCAATCACTGATTTGTCCCCCGTGTTAGCTGTCGACGCCTGATCCACTACATTCCCTTGACCAATCACTGATTTGTCCCCCATGTTATCTGTTGATCCCCGATCCACTACATTCCCTTGACCAATCACTGATTTGTCCCCCGTGTTAGCTGTCGACCCCTGATCCACTACATTCCCTTGACCAATCACTGATTTGTCCTCCCTGTTAGCTGTCGACCCCTGATCCACTACATTCCCTTGACCAATCACTGATTTGTCCCCCATGTTAGCTTTCGACCCCTGATCAAATACATTCCCTTGACCAATCACTGATTTGTCCCCTGTGTTAGCTGTCGACCCCTGATCCACTACATTCCCTTGACCAATCACTAATTTGTCCTCCATGTTAGCGGTGCTGATTTTCTCTGTCAGCCCTATAGTATGACAGATTCCATTGACTGTCTGAAACACTTCAAAAACATTATATCTTAAAATGATTCAAGGTGGGAATTATCTGAGCCTGGTGTTTTATGTGTACTAAACATAACAGATAACTGAGTATTTGAAGAGATGTTTTACTTGGTTTCAGGTGAAGAAAGGTTTGATGAACATGATGGACAAAGCTTATATTAAACGTGAGCCATTCGGCGTGTCTTTGGTCATAGGAGCGTGGAACTACCCTGTACAGCTCACCATCCTTCCTCTCATAGGAGCCGTGGCTGCAGGTGAACTCTCTATTGTGTTAGATTTCTATTTAAACACTTctaaaattatcatttaatacatattaaagaatttaaaaaataaaaacatttatgaGGATGTTTGATACATTTTAGTATTGTCAACATTTTATTGCTTTTGCTGCCAGTGCAAGTTTGCTGTAATATTGTCACAGCTACATAGAATGTTGAAATAGGACCATGGTCATAATACCATTGTCTGATTAATGTGTTTATTCTAGTTTTATCAATGAATTTGTTCAGGTTAAATAATATTTAccttatgtatataatataaaagtatacaatttattttcttgATCTGTATAGGAAACTGTGTGATTATAAAACCGTCGGAGATTTCCCCAGCAACAGCCACCGTTCTGGAGCAGATTCTCCCCAAGTACCTAGACAATGTAAGTTATTATTTCATAAGTAGAACTTTGTGATGGATTTGTCCTGGCCATGGATCTGTCTCTGGTGCTGATTTTTATCCATTCTTTGATCACATGAGATGTATACCAATCTATAATAGATTCTGTCATTTTACTATCGATGATTGGTCTCTAAAATAAGTCATTTTTCTTGACACTTTTCATGTTTCCTGTTGactgaaattatttaatgaGAAGTTTTGCTTAGAAAACTACCCAGAATAATATAAGCAACATGAAAATGATCACTTCATTGTATTAAAAGCACAATCGATACTTAAATACCTATTATCATTATCTAGGCTGGTTATGTGAGAACATTACTGCAGATTTTGAAGAGATTAGATTAAACAGAACAGTATCAAACTATTATAATATCAGGATGATAAACTTGTATCTGTTGTTAATAGGACTGTATCAAACTATTATAATATCAGGATGATAAACTTGTATCTGTTGTTATAAGGTATCAAACTATTATAATATCAGGATggtatacctgtatctgttgttatactgtatcaaactattataatatcaggatggtatacctgtatctgttgttatactgtatcaaactattataatatcaggatgatatacctgtatctgttgttatactgtatcaaactattataatatcaggatgatatacctgtatctgttgttatactgtatcaaactATTATAATATCAGGATGATAAacctgtatctgttgttatactgtatcaaactATTATAATATCAGGATGATAAACTTGTAtctgttgttatactgtatcaaactATTATAATATCAGGATGGTATACCTGTATCAGTTGTTAATAGGACTGTATCAAACTATTATAATATCAGGATGATAAACATGTAtctgttgttatactgtatcaaactATTATAATATCAATGATAAACTTGTATCTGTTGTAATACTGTATCAAACTATTATAATATCAGGATGGTATACCTGTATCAGTTGTTAATAGGACTGTATCAAACTATTATAATATCAGGATGATAAACATGTAtctgttgttatactgtatcaaactATTATAATATCAATGATAAACTTGTATCTGTTGTAATACTGTATCAAACTATTATAATATCAGGATGGTATACCTGTATCAGTTGTTAATAGGACTGTATCAAACTATTATGATATCAGGATGATAAACTTGTAtctgttgttatactgtatcaaactattataatatcaggatggtatacctgtatctgttgttatactgtatcaaactattataatattaatgataaacttgtatctgttgttatactgtatcaaactattataatatcaggatggtatacctgtatctgttgttatactgtatcaaactattataatatcaggatgatatacctgtatctgttgttatactgtatcaaactATTATAATATCAGGATGATAAACTTGTAtctgttgttatactgtatcaaactattataatattaatgataaacttgtatctgttgttatactgtatcaaactATTATAATATCAGGATGATAAACTTGTAtctgttgttatactgtatcaaactATTATAATATCAGGATGATAACTTGTAtctgttgttatactgtatcaaactattataatatcaatgataaacttgtatctgttgttatactgtatcaaactATTATAATATCAGGATGATAAACTTGTAtctgttgttatactgtatcaaactATTATAATATCAGGATGATAAACTTGTAtctgttgttatactgtatcaaactattataatatcaggatggtatacctgtatctgttgttatactgtatcaaactattataatatcaggatgatatacctgtatctgttgttatactgtatcaaactattataatatcaggatgatatacctgtatctgttgttatactgtatcaaactATTATAATATCAGGATGATAAACTTGTAtctgttgttatactgtatcaaactATTATAATATCAGGATGATAAACTTGTAtctgttgttatactgtatcaaactATTATAATATCAGGATGGTATACCTGTATCAGTTGTTAATAGGACTGTATCAAACTATTATAATATCAGGATGATAAACATGTAtctgttgttatactgtatcaaactATTATAATATCAGATGATAAACTTGTATCTGTTGTAATACTGTATCAAACTATTATAATATCAGGATGGTATACCTGTATCAGTTGTTAATAGGACTGTATCAAACTATTATAATATCAGGATGATAAACATGTAtctgttgttatactgtatcaaactATTATAATATCAATGATAAACTTGTATCTGTTGTAATACTGTATCAAACTATTATAATATCAGGATggtatacctgtatctgttgttaATAGGACTGTATCAAACTATTATGATATCAGGATGATAAACTTGTAtctgttgttatactgtatcaaactattataatatcaggatggtatacctgtatctgttgttatactgtatcaaactattataatattaatgataaacttgtatctgttgttatactgtatcaaactattataatatcaggatggtatacctgtatctgttgttatactgtatcaaactattataatatcaggatggtatacctgtatctgttgttatactgtatcaaactATTATAATATCAGGATGATAAACTTGTAtctgttgttatactgtatcaaactattataatattaatgataaacttgtatctgttgttatactgtatcaaactATTATAATATCAGGATGATAAACTTGTAtctgttgttatactgtatcaaactATTATAATATCAGGATGATAAACTTGTAtctgttgttatactgtatcaaactattataatatcaggatggtatacctgtatctgttgttatactgtatcaaactattataatatcaatgataaacttgtatctgttgttatactgtatcaaactATTATAATATCAGGATGATAAACTTGTAtctgttgttatactgtatcaaactattataatatcaatgataaacttgtatctgttgttatactgtatcaaactATTATAATATCAGGATGATAAACTTGTAtctgttgttatactgtatcaaactATTATAATAACAGGATGgtgtacctgtatctgttgttatactgtatcaaactATTATAATATCAGGATGGTAAACTTGTATCTGTTGTTAATAGGACTGTATCAAACTATTATAATATCAGGATGATAAACTTGTAtctgttgttatactgtatcaaactATTATACTAACAGGATGGTGTACCTGTATTTGTTGTTAATAGGACTGTATCAAACTATTATAATATCAGGATGGTATACCTGTATctattgttatactgtatcaaactATTATAATAACAGGATGGTGTACCTGTATTTGTTGTTAATAGGACTGTATCAAGGTTATCAATGGAGGTGTGCCAGAGACGACAGCCCTCCTGGCCGAGAGATTTGACTTTATCTTCTACACAGGAAGTACACCAGTCGGTAAAATTGTCATGCAAGCAGCCAGTAAATATCTGACTCCAGTTTGTCTGGAACTCGGAGGCAAGAGGTAAATATAATTGTTTAACTGTTCTCAACAACATGGCTTGTATGGTTATATTTGACTGATTTGTAGGATAGTCATTAATAAAGAAAGGCGTAATGTAAACCAACTTATTTTTGGTGCaacttaatttcattttcatgcaCAAAACTTTTTCATGCCAATGTAATTTTGCGATTTACAGACATAAAAGGCCCATTGTCCATGGTATTTTAACTATTTTACAACTGttaattttcccaaaaaattaaTAGCACGCAAAAGAAATCAGTTGGTTTACAGAAACTGCTGTTGAAATGGTTAAGATGTTTAAATACAATGGACGAGACAAATACAATACCTGGTCATCAAAGGACGAGACAAATACAGTACCTGGTCAAAGGACGAGACAAATACAATACCTGGTTATCAAAGGACGAGACAAATACAATACCTGGTCATCAAAGGACGAGACAAATACAGTACCTGGTCATCAAAGGACGAGACAAATACAGTACCTGGTCATCAAAGGACGAGACAAATACAGTACCTGGTCAAAGGACGAGACAAATACAATACCTGGTCATCAAAGGACGAGACAAATACAGTACCTGGTCAAAGGACGAGACAAATACAATACCTGGTTATCAAAGGACGAGACAAATACAGTACCTGGTCATCAAAGGACGAGACAAATACAATACCTGGTCATCAAAGGACGAGACAAATACAAAACCTGGTTATCAAAGGATGATACAAATACAGTACCTGGTTATCAAAGGACGACACAAATACAGTACCTTGTCATCATTCTCTAACAATAGATTTGAGGTGactttttcttctttatctccTTTTTTTGTAGTTGTTGCttaatttgtttattgttgatgttttttGATCTATCACATTGTATAAATACCTTTGTGTTGACAGTCCAGTGTACGTCGACCGTAACTGTGACCTGAGTGCTGTGGCCAACAGAATCCTGTGGGGTAAAACCTGTAACTCCGGCCAGATCTGTATCGCCCCAGATTACGTCATGTGTCAGAAGGAGGTCCAGGTAAGTGGTCTAAAGAGATCTGTATCGCCCCAGATTACGTCATGTGTCAGAAGGAGGTCCAGGTAAGTGGTCTAAAGAGATCTGTATCGCCCCAGATTACGTCATGTGTCAGAAGGAGGTCCAGGTAAGTGGTCTAAAGAGATCTCCATCGCCCCAGATTACGTCATGTGTCAGAAGGAGGTCCAGGTAAGTGGTCTAAAGAGATCTGTATCGCCCCAGATTACGTCATGTGTCAGAAGGAGGTCCAGGTAAGTGGTCTAAAGAGATCTGTATCGCCCCAGATTACGTCATGTGTCAGAAGGAGGTCCAGGTAAGTGGTCTAAAGAGATCTCCATCGCCCCAGATTACGTCATGTGTCAGAAGGAGGTCCAGGTAAGTGGTCTAAAGAGATCTGTATCGCCCCAGATTACGTCATGTGTCAGAAGGAGGTCCAGGTAAGTGGTCTAAAGAGATCTCCATCGCCCCAGATTACGTCATGTGTCAGAAGGAGGTCCAGGTAAGTGGTCTAAAGAGATCTGTATCGCCCCAGATTACGTCATGTGTCAGAAGGAGGTCCAGGTAAGTGGTCTAAAGAGATCTGTATCGCCCCAGATTACGTCATGTGTCAGAAGGAGGTCCAGGTAAGTGGTCTAAAGAGATCTGCATCGCCCCAGATTACGTCATGTGTCAGAAGGAGGTCCAGGTAAGTGGTCTAAAGAGATCTGTATCGCCCCAGATTACGTCATGTGTCAGAAGGAGGTCCAGGTAAGTGGTCTAAAGAGATCTGTATCGCCCCAGATTACGTCATGTGTCAGAAGGAGGTCCAGGTAAGTGGTCTAAAGAGATCTGTATCGCCCCAGATTACGTCATGTGTCAGAAGGAGGTCCAGGTAAGTGGTCTAAAGAGATCTGTATCGCCCCAGATTACGTCATGTGTCAGAAGGAGGTCCAGGTAAGTGGTCTAAAGAGATCTGTATCGCCCCAGATTACGTCATGTGTCAGAAGGAGGTCCAGGTAAGTGGTCTAAAGAGATCTTCATCGCCCCAGATTACGTCATGTGTCAGAAGGAGGTCCAGGTAAGTGGTCTAAAGAGATCTGTATCGCCCCAGATTACGTCATGTGTCAGAAGGAGGTCCAGGTAAGTGGTCTAAAGAGATCTGTATCGCCCCAGATTACGTCATGTGTCAGAAGGAGGTCAAGGTAAGTGGTCTAAAGAGATCTGTATCGCCCCAGATTACGTCATGTGTCAGAAGGAGGTCCAGGTAAGTGGTCTAAAGAGATCTGCCATCGCCCCAGATTACGTCATGTGTCAGAAGGAGGTCCAGGTAAGTGGTCTAAAGAGATCTGTATCGCCCCAGATTACGTCATGTGTCAGAAGGAGGTCCAGGTAAGT contains the following coding sequences:
- the LOC117335473 gene encoding aldehyde dehydrogenase, dimeric NADP-preferring-like isoform X1, which gives rise to MASYSEIISSMRTVFRAGKTKTYQWRKQQLNSILRCLDENRDQLSEALNKDLRKSKMESLVFEIDYCKNDAVEALNNLEEWMKPEKVKKGLMNMMDKAYIKREPFGVSLVIGAWNYPVQLTILPLIGAVAAGNCVIIKPSEISPATATVLEQILPKYLDNDCIKVINGGVPETTALLAERFDFIFYTGSTPVGKIVMQAASKYLTPVCLELGGKSPVYVDRNCDLSAVANRILWGKTCNSGQICIAPDYVMCQKEVQDELVTKLKDAIALFYPDGVEKSSDYCRIVSERHFQRIKKLVDNSKNVAIRGPVDEKDKFMGPTVVTDVTPDDITMQEEIFGPVLPIMPVRDANAAVDFINNREKPLAMYVFTNNKETVDNFTNNTSSGSLCINDVLMQAGLSSLPFGGVGSSGTGNYHGKFTFETFSHRRSVLQKELKMESVNSLRYPPFTEKKLNIISWLSTKKLKRAGLGTFLPYFVFGTIIAVVLKAVGLEKIVSYFK
- the LOC117335473 gene encoding aldehyde dehydrogenase, dimeric NADP-preferring-like isoform X2, which produces MASYSEIISSMRTVFRAGKTKTYQWRKQQLNSILRCLDENRDQLSEALNKDLRKSKMESLVFEIDYCKNDAVEALNNLEEWMKPEKVKKGLMNMMDKAYIKREPFGVSLVIGAWNYPVQLTILPLIGAVAAGNCVIIKPSEISPATATVLEQILPKYLDNDCIKVINGGVPETTALLAERFDFIFYTGSTPVGKIVMQAASKYLTPVCLELGGKSPVYVDRNCDLSAVANRILWGKTCNSGQICIAPDYVMCQKEVQDELVTKLKDAIALFYPDGVEKSSDYCRIVSERHFQRIKKLVDNSKNVAIRGPVDEKDKFMGPTVVTDVTPDDITMQEEIFGPVLPIMPVRDANAAVDFINNREKPLAMYVFTNNKETVDNFTNNTSSGSLCINDVLMQAGLSSLPFGGVGSSGTGNYHGKFTFETFSHRRSVLQKELKMESVNRMRYPPYTDQKLGMVQFISNKSPRKKGFFSFFS